Within Anguilla anguilla isolate fAngAng1 chromosome 11, fAngAng1.pri, whole genome shotgun sequence, the genomic segment CATGCGAAGGCGAAAGGTTGTGTTCTTGAGGACCTGTGGACGTTTTGCTTGTAGAATATCTACCATTGTACTACTAGTCagtagcaaaaaatatataattggtTCATGAACACTGAACATGTTATTATTCATtgcttttaataataaaaaacgtGCGCTGTAGCTGTAGTTTTCAAAGTTGGACTTTCACCTTTGCAATACTGGAGATTAGAAAGATGTTTACCATAAGTTACACTTTATTGGTGCCTTCGTACTTGACTGGGAAACCAATGTAACTCAGCTGAACGAAATTAAACCAGATTTCAAATGCAATGAAGttataaaaaaagtaaactgtAGAGATAgacttaactttttttaaaataaactgatcTGCTGTCTTCTCTGCTTTTGCCCTGTATGCTGACACAGTGAAAACAGAGGAGATAACAGATAGAGGAAAGACCACAGTGCAGAAAGACCTATGGCAGGGCATCGAACCCTCAACCACATGGGGGTTCCAGCATGGCTTGAGTGTCAACCACACTGCAGACTGCACCACATGTCAAGCCTATTATTAATAACTCTGTGTGCATTACTGCTTGGTTGATAGCAAGTTTGGAATAGACTAATAAAGGAATCCATGTACATCACTGATTACAGCAAACAAGCAAGGAGAACTGAGCTATTACATTGGTCAAGGCAGCAAATTCATAGGCTAAACATTACTATACAggccatacacatacactatacaaaCCAATTTCGAGTTCACTGACTTGACAAGTTTATTAAGTTTTGTTATCGGCAGTCATTGGAATGTAATTAAATCATTTGCAACGGAGCATCAATATTAACAAGGATCACAGTTAAAATGTGGGCAGCATGTGTCGTGCCTAGAGTGCTGTATGCCATGTTGGGAAGGTCATGAATTCAGATCTCAGGGAGACACTGCCATTATGCCCTTGAAAAGGGCAGTTTGCTTTAATTCACCCAGCATACATTCTGGCTGAATAAACAGTTTGGGGACTTCATTCACAATTCAGATAAGGATATCTGTATCACAGGTGTTTACCCCACAAATAAACCAGCAATAGCCATGTTTTAATCACAGGCTGCTAGTCAGCTTTTGAAATTCACAGGACAGGTTGAGTGAAGTGCTGAACGTTAGACTGACAGATACGATGACGGACAGTTGTGTTGGGTGGGTGAGATTTCAGAATGGGTCAAGCTACAATGATCTGTTAATGGCTGacttgtttgaaccaatcaatcaatcaatcaatcaagacaCTTTGCTCTCCACGGTAAAAGGCAATGATTGGTTGTTATCAGTGTGAGCATATCGTAGCTCCACCCAATCTGGGTCTCATGAAGCCCAGCTCCCACACTGCCTCTGAAACATGACCTGGGAATGAAGACACCACCCCTGCACTTAGAACTGGAATGCGATTAGAATGTCGTGTAGCACAATTAGAATGCTCCCAATGCTGTTTAATGATTGGTTCAGATCAGGGAGGCGCTGATTGGGGCTAATAGTGCAACCCATTTTTGGCTTCTTGAAGCCTTGTTCTCATGTGCCTAGCACTGGACAGGGCAGTTAATTTAATCTGCTGTAAAAGAGGCAGTCCGACCCTAAGGAACTGCTGGCAGGAGACTGATCACCTCTGTATGCTTCACTCAGACGTTGCCAAGAGTAATTGTTGGCAGCAGCAATACTAGCGATTTTGTCACATCTTGACTATGACAATAGTAGCAGTAATACTAAGTGGTTTTAGTGCAGGTGTGGTTTATTACACAGTTTCTATCATCATCACACCTAACTGGaccacaataaaatgtaataatatcgCTCTCCTTTCCAGGGAAAGCTGCTGGATGGCAAAGTCATAGACTCCTCTCTTTCTCGGGATCCTCTGGTTGTAGAGTTGGGGAAGAGGACCGTTATTCCAGGTGATATCACAGAGGCCCCACCCACTTAACTGTCTGATGGTAGAATGGGACTTTATGAACATCATTATGAGTGGAGATGCAGTAAGCTGTCAATCCAAGCCAATGCTTGTTAGAACCAATCGAAATAATTTGGTCTTCACACCAAACAAAATGATTGGTGTGACAAAGCTAGCCATTGACTTTAAAATATCTGAGATAGGGAGTAtggcaaaatggcaaaatggtatttatttttaaatatgcaaggggaaaacaacatttttcacaaaacagaCCTCAGCCCTTCTTACCGAACAGCCTCCTTTCTGTTGGTTACACACCTGCTTTTAAGACCTGGAGGTCGTCCTActcgcttattttatccatccttgTCTCCTCAGTCCTTGCTGACCCAGAAATCGACCGAGGTCAGCCAtatttaaggacattccaacctgttaaatgctcctgaaggagctaggaggctcccgaAGGATGCTTGAGTAAGGAAACACCAGTGCATCCTTTGCGGAACTTTTTTTAGAATGTGAGACGTATAAATGATccacctgtggatccacctctcccatCTGCCATGTATGTAATTGACGTGGCTTCTAACTGATGCTTGACTAAACAAGGACATTCCGTTTGCCTAGTACACGTTTTCTTGATTCAGCtgtccttgcatcctttcctaaAGACCTTTCTTTGTGTCCTTTGTTGGGCTGAGctaaggaagcaaggaaaggatgcaGGGAAAGGATGCAAGAAGGTAAAATAAGAGATTGGAAAGAGCCCATGTTCATTGCAGACACCAAcagaggtgcgttcaagttcagtGAACAGAGGCGAATGTTCGTGgcgaacatgttttctttgaacacttcaatttgaacggctttttacgaacattccaaattgtttgcattaaacataaacagacatggcgacgagagtgtttgtactcacagccgcttctgtgatcatcgatgattaaaaaaaaatagctagctagcaaacaataataacattggctagcgttagcaataacattattgaGAAAACGGATCACACTGCGgcatcttcaattgaaatacccaactgggaacatttccctcagtccagcgtCCATTTTTGTTCGCCAAAACTACCTTCTCAGACCGttcgcttatgtttgcaaacgttcacggcgaacacaaagctaacggaaaaaagtttgaaatagtttgcaaacgttcgccttgttcgctgaacttgaacgcacctctgGTGTGCAGCTGGCCTTAATCAGTCACAGATTCTGTGACTCTTGTTAGCAGTTTAAGGTAGACTGAATTTATAGCAGTGTCAAACAGAagacatgttttaaaaacattccaatcattaaataaatccaGTCTTCAGCTTGACAATTGGTTCATCTCTTTCAAACAGATAGTCCACTGATTTGCATGAATCATTGAGTCAGACAGTCTATGTAGAATTTTTCCTTTAGTTTTGCAGTAGAAAATGTTTGGTAATATGGTTACTTAGTAACCTCTACTATTCTTCCTTCCTGCCTATTGATGGGATGATTCTGTCTTCTCTTTAACAGGGCTGGAGCAAAGCTTGCTGGGAGTATGTCTAGGGTAAGTGGTCAAAGGAGGATAACACAAGTCACACGACAGATTTGCCACAGAAAATGATGATACTGAAAATGAACTAGTTGCATGCGCCTCAGTGTGATGCCTTCTTTAGCAGCTGTGATATAGCATATAGATAAACCTTCTTGGATGGTGAATGATGTGACCGTTAGTCTATGGATACAGAATGTTCACGTCAGATTACGTGGAGAGTGCACATGAAGATCGGGCCTTTCATTCGCTGCTTTAGAACTACAAAGTGTACTGCCTGTGCATTCTTTGGGAAACATGGGAATAAATGCTTCATGTATGtttcttaaaggagtaccatggtggttgaacatgacacttcccagttgtctttaggcaacaacaaaacaaatgtgtataatttttttattcttcagtcatttcaatgtactttaaaacgtatttttctaagcctaaatttcccactataaaaattcacccgaaccgtctgggcgtggtaatgagaactgtcagttagctatgactgacagaccgtgcccgttaccatagctacccccatgatacgctctctttgggagactgaattttcacaagctagctagcttagtagtatatcaagtatcgatagatagctaaggtaaggacgttgacttatatccaattataatttttgctatctagctagccaagttaagataaaagcacaactataacgttctcataaaagcaaaccagcaagctaacgttatcgataacattgccttatgaaagcaaacctcctagctagctaaccttagctaGATAGCGAAATGAATagaaccagaaataatctaaaggcactctaatttaagtgaacctaacgttagtcaaatatttgcattgtctgaacagcaggacggtgtgtcgtcagatttctttacggggcgtggaaatgggagtggttactgtattcgtgacgcaGCAAAAttacaactttctcaaccggttgaaaataggacgatgaatttaaaacgcatatttctccaaaaatacagaacggacatatttaatactttgctcattgtgtttcttcaatgcctcttgtgcaaatagcacataaaaccgagaaagtgtgaaaatcaccatggtactcctttaaagtaTTTGGCCGtaactttttttctccccctgatCGGTCTCCCAGGCAAAAAATCAAGGCCACCATCCCGTCTCACCTGGCTTACGGAAAGCGCGGCTACCCTCCGACCATCCCAGGTAACCTGGGGTCACGCTGGGGCTCCGAGCGGGCTGACCGTTCAGGAACGCCGGGCCGTGGAATTCGCCACCTCTGCCACGGGCCATGACTGACCGCAACGGcacgggggggaagggggggtcggTCAGGCGCACGCGACCCAGGCTGGCGAACCACGAAGCGGCtgcttttaaataatgcatagcTAAATGGGGTCGCTGAAAGAGGCGGCAGGCATTGTGACAGGCGCCCAGTTTGTATGCGGTGCACACAATAGGTGTGAATAGGGCCCAGCGGAGGCTGCCCGTGGGCTAAGCCTGGCACGTTTGTGGAACTGAGCTGAGGTACAGAAAGGGGCGGGGGCCAAATACAATGCAGTGTTTATGTACTTCCACCCTACAAACTGTCGGCTGTGTGCACTCTTTCACAgcacttttttccccatgtAGATTTGAATCATGAGAAAAGATTTGCTCATTAGAAGTTTTACAGATACGTTGGTAATGGTAACTTAtctaataaaatgcattgtcaGCTTGAGGACTGCATAGAGCCAACACACCTGGGTGTGCAAGCTTAGCCAGATCTGaccattcacatgcacacacagcacattttatcATGTGGCTGATACAGGACAGATGCTGTCATTCTAAATGCCTGGGCTTGATGTGTAGATTCACTTGAGCAAATGAGCACGCTCCTGCCCCCCACTCATCCCCAGGTGACTCCGCGCTGGAGTTCGAGGTGGAGGTGGTGTCCCTCACCAAGCAGACGCCCTGGCAGAAGCTGGTGAACGACGTCTTGCCCCTGGTTTGCCTGGCCCTGGTGCCCACCCTGTTGGGTCTGGTGGGGCTCTACCTCTACAACAAGGCCAGCGCCCAGCGGTCCAACAAACGAGCAAAGGACAAGAAGAGCAAGttaaagaagaaataaaatatagatttttaaaaaacaaggtgCCTGTCCCGTGTAGGTaattgtgtgtgcacgtgtgtgggtgtgtatgcgtttgCTCTCTAgtaaataatgtgaaaaaagaaaatatcaaagTGACTCTCAGAAGTGCGGCATGGCAGTCCAGCTTCAAGAGGGTTGCCATGACGACAGGGCATGGCGCGGGGGGAGGCGTGGGGGTCATGGGGTATCAGAGCAGGGTAAGGACGGCTATGCGGGGGAAGCACAATGAACCAACAAGTTTCGTCTCCAGTGCAGATGGCATCCAATGGCACCTGTGTGACTgcgttgtttttaaaaaattaaaattaaaattaaaaaaaaaaaaaaacttagacGATAAGGAACACAATGGAGTGGCAGAACCAGCTCtctttcattgttattttttaatggacttATCTGCAATGACTTCTAAGACCAGCCGAGTTTGGGTGGCTGGCAGAAACAGGTGAGTAACAACTGGgttggaaattgttttttttattttttatttttatttatttatttatttttattttttaagcagaaAACAGTGGAAATAAGCATCTTGACATCAAAAAGATAGCCTACCTTCAAACAGGCTGCAAAATACAGAAAGATCTGCTACGAGcgcaatttattttaaacctcTAAAGTAAAGGTGTGTACTAGATTCTTCAGCATATAATCTATGCCATATGAAATGCTTTGAGCTCCTG encodes:
- the fkbp11 gene encoding peptidyl-prolyl cis-trans isomerase FKBP11, with the protein product MSACKKILVYLSGTNLLECYSIRKMKVQAGVILVVLFAVFGSGAVEETDQEQNALEELLVETLMKPESCIETSEIGDTLQIHYTGKLLDGKVIDSSLSRDPLVVELGKRTVIPGLEQSLLGVCLGQKIKATIPSHLAYGKRGYPPTIPGDSALEFEVEVVSLTKQTPWQKLVNDVLPLVCLALVPTLLGLVGLYLYNKASAQRSNKRAKDKKSKLKKK